Genomic DNA from Streptomyces sp. GS7:
GCATCCGGCGGGATCGCATCACCGCGGTACGCGGGGTACGGGCCCCGGACGTCGAGTACCTGGCCCAAATAGCCAATGCCGCCGAGCAGTTGGGGTTCGAGGCGGTGCTCACGCCGACCGGGACGTGGTGCGAGGACGCCTGGCTGACGACGATGGCGCTGACCCAGGTCACCGAGCGGCTGAAGTTCCTGGTCGCGTTCCGGCCCGGGGTCGTCTCGCCGGTGCTGGCGGCGCAGATGGCCGCCACGTACCAGCGGATCTCGCGGGGACGGCTGCTGCTGAATGTGGTGACCGGTGGTGACGCCACCGAGCAGAAGCGGTTCGGGGATCATCTTGACCATGATCGGCGGTATGCCCGTACGGATGAGTTTCTGCAGGTCGTACGGGGGGTGTGGGGCGGCACGCCGTTCGACTTCCGGGGTGGGCACTACCAGGTCGAGGGCGGGCTGACGGCGCTGCCGCCGGATCCGCTGCCGGAGATCTTCTTCGGGGGGTCGTCCGCCGCGGCCGGTCCGGTGGCGGCCCGGAACGTGGATGTGTATCTGACCTGGGGGGAGCCGCCTGTGCAGGTGCGGCGGAAGATCGACTGGATTCGCGGGCTGGCGGAGCGGGAGGGGCGGACGGTCCGGTTCGGGATCCGGCTGCACACCATCTCCCGGGACGCGTCGAAGGAGGCATGGGCGACCGCCGACCGGCTGCTGGACGATCTCGATCCGGACACCGTGGCCGCCGCCCAACAGGCGCTGCGCAGGAGCGAGTCGGTGGGTCAGCAGCGGATGCTGGCGCTGCACGGCGGCTCGCGCGACCGGCTGGAGATCTCGCCCAACCTGTGGGCGGGGGTCGGGCTGGTACGCGGCGGGGCGGGCACCGCGCTGGTCGGCAGCCATGCCGAGGTGGCCGACCGGATCGAGGAGTACCACGCGCTGGGGATCGAGCACTTCGTGCTGTCCGGATACCCGCACCTGGAGGAGGCGTACTGGTTCGGGGAGGGCGTACGGCCGGAACTCGCCGCTCGCGGGCTGGTGGACGCCGGGCCGTCGCCGCCGGCGGGCGTCCCGGCCGCGAGCGGACGGCCGGTGTCCGACCCGGTGGGCGCCTCCGTCGTGCCCGGCGGCCCGGCCTGAGGCGGCGCGCCGCGGTGGCGGCGCCGGGCTCCGGAGCGGGGCGATTCCTGGACGGCCTGGACGAACCGGACGGCCCGGACCGCTCCGGATCCCGGTCGGCGCCGGTCAGGCCGCCGCGGTGCCGGAGGCGTCCGCTACGGGGACCCGGCTCAGTTCCCAGGCGCGGAGCTGGGCGTATCCGGGGCGGATGACCTCGTTGAGGAGGGCGGCCCGCTCGTCGAAGGGCAGGAAGGCGGACTTCACCGCGTTGACGGTGAATTCCTCCAGCTCCGCCGCGCCGTAGCCGAACGTGTCGCGCAGGTGCTGGAACTCCTGGGTCATCGTGGTGCCGCTGACCAGGCGGTTGTCGGTGTTGAGGCAGACGCGGAAGCCGAGCCGGCGGAGCAGGTCGACGGGGTGCTCCGGATAGCTGGTGGCGGCTCCGGTCTGGAGGTTGGAGGTCGGGCAGACCTCCAGGGCGATCCGCATGTCGCGCACGTAGGAGGCCAGGCGTCCCAGAGTGACCTGGCCGTCGGCGCCGATCGCGATGTCGTCGGTGATGCGGACGCCGTGGCCGATGCGGTGGGCGCCGCAGCGCAGTACCGCCTCGTGGATGGACTCCATACCGACCGCCTCGCCGGCGTGCACGGTCACCCGGGCGCCCTGGCTGCGCAGGTAGTCGAAGGCCGCGGCGTGCCGGCTCGCGGGGTTGCCGATCTCGCCGCCCGCGATGTCGAAGCCGGCCACCCCGCGGTCGCGGTGGGCCACCGCCAGCTCGGCTATCTCCAGGGCGCGGTCGGCGTGCCGCATGGCGCACAGCAGGGTGCCGACGCGGATGCGGTGGCCGGCCGCCGCGGCCCGGCGTTCGCCCTCGCGGAAGCCCGCGTTGACCGCGTCGACGACGTCGTCGAGGGTCAGGCCGCCCGCCAGGTGCTGCTCGGGGGCGTAGCGCACCTCGGCGTAGACGACGCCGTCGGCGGCCAGGTCCTCGGCGCACTCGGCGGCGATACGGAACAACGCCCCGCCGGTCTGCATCACCGCGCAGGTGTGCGCGAAGGTCTCCAGGTAGCGCTCCAGAGAGCCGGAGTCCGCGGCGTCACGGAACCAGGCGGCCAGCGCGGCGGGGTCGGTGGTCGGCAGGTCGCGGTAGCCGATGGCCTCGGCCAGCTCGATGATCGTCTCCGGGCGGAGACCGCCGTCGAGGTGGTCGTGGAGCAGCACCTTGGGGGCGCGGCGGATCCGCTCGCCGTTCAGGGGGTGGGCGGACTGCCGGGGGAGCTTGTCAGACAACGTCATGGGGCGCGAGTATGACACGTCCCCGCCGTCGCGTCACCGAAGGGGTCATCGGGCCACCGGCCCCGTTCACCGCGCCTGCCACACCGGGAGGGCGGGCGCCCCTGGGGGCAGCATGTGCTTGGCGGCCAGCAGAGGGGTGCGGTCCAGCCGTACGACCTGGGTGACGAGGACTCCGGGGGTGTCGGCAGCGCGCCCCAGCTGCCGGCCGCGCTGCCGGCCGAGCGTGGTGGCCACGATGGTGCTGCTGCCGGTCAGCGGCAGCCCGCGCCCGGCCGACAGCAGCAGCCGCAGCATGGACGACGTGCGCCCCTCGGGCCCGTCGAACGCCGCGACGGCGTCCGGCAGCAGCTCCCCCACCGTCTCGTCCGCGGCCCACTCCTGGGTCAGGCAGGCGGGCATCCCGGCGACCTCGATCAGGCTCTCCCAGAAGCGCACCTCGCCGTTGGACGGCAGGACCAGATGCTGCGTGGAGAAGTCCGTCGGCTCCTCGCCGGTACGGGCCAGCGGCACGGTCACGGCCTGCCGCCCCTCCCCCAGCAGCTCCTCGACGGGCTTGAGGAACTCGAAGCCGCGCGGCGGGAGATGGTGGTTGACCGTGCGCCCCACCCCGCGCCGCACGTTGATCACGCCGTCCTCCTGGAGCAGGATCAGCGCCTCGCGCAGGGCGGGGCGGCTCACGCCCAGTTCGGCGGCGAGCCGGGGCTCGGTCGGGAGGGTGGAGCCCGGCGGGTAGGTGCCCGCGCGGACCGCCTCGACCATCCGCTCGTAGAGTGCGACGACCGGGCGTCGCCCCTGAGCTTGTCTGCCGGCCATATCCGTCTCCCGGGGTCCGTGGTCAGACCGGCCCGCGGCCGTCCGCGAGCCGCCTGCCGCCGTGCCGCACGGGTCGCATCCCGTGCGCAGGGCAGTTTCCCATCGACGGTGCGGTGCGGGCCAGCGCGAACGGACTCCTCGGCCGACTCCTTGTGCGGCTCCTTGCCCGACGATCTTGTCTGACAGGTTTGCGTCCGCGGGTTACTTCTCCAGTTCCCGGTGCGCGGTCTCCGGCAGCGTCAGGTAGACGCCGAAGGAGATCAGGCAGAGCACGGCGACGTACCAGGGGAAGAGGTCCGGGTGGCCGGACTGCTTGAACCAGGTGCCGACGTACGGGGCGGTGCCACCGAAGAGGGCGACGGTCAGGGAGTACGGGAAGCCGATGCCGGCGGCGCGTACCCGGGCGGGGAAGACCTCGGCGTTCACCGCGGCGGCGACCGCGGTGTAGCCGGTGAGCAGGACCATGCCCGCGCACTGCACCAGCAGGAGGGAGAGGAAGGCGCCGGTGACCAGGTGCAGCAGCGGAACGGCCAGCACGGCGAAGCCGAGGGCGAAGGCGAGCAGCAGCGGTTTGCGGCCGATACGGTCCGAGAGCATGCCGCCGAGCGGCTGGAGCAGGGCGAAGAAGACCAGGGAGAGGGTGCCGACGGTGAGCGAATCGGCCTTGTCGAAGCCCGCGTTGACCTGGGCGTAGGTCGGGAGGTAGGTGGTCCAGGTGTAGTACGCGAGGGTGCCGCCGGCGGTGATGCCGCAGATGAGGAGCGACTGGCGGGGGTGGCGGCGCAGGCCCTCGAAGAGGCCGGGGCGGGCGGCCTGCTGCTCGGCGGCCGAGGTCTGCACTGCGCTCGGGGTTCCGCCCGAGCGGGCGGAGCCCCGAGCGGGAACGGAGTCGAGCGCCGGGGAACGGGTCTCCTGGGCGCCGCTCCGGATCCAGAGTCCGAGCAGGCTCAGCAGCGCGCCGCCGAGAAAGGCGGCCCGCCAGCCCCACTGCCCCATCTGGCGCTCGGTGAGCAGTGCGGCGAGCAGCGCCCCGGTCCCGGAGGCGAGCAGCTGGCCGAGGGTCGTGGAGACGTACTGGAAGCTGGAGAACAGCCCGCGCCGTCCCGGACCCGCGGATTCCACGAGGAAGGTGGTGGAAGCGGCGAACTCCCCGCCTACGGAGAGCCCTTGGACGAGGCGGGCGATGACGAGCACGACCGGGGCGAGCACGCCGGTGGCCGCGTAGGTGGGGGTGAGGGCGACCAGCAGGCTGGCGCCGCCCATCAGCAGGATCGTCAGGGTCAGCGCGGCGCGCCGGCCGCGCCGGTCGGCGACCGCGCCCATCAGCAGTCCGCCGACCGGGCGCATGAAGAAGCCGACGGCGAAGACCGCGAAGGTCGACAGCAGCGGCACCAGTGAGTTGCCGGCTTCCTTGGGGAAGACCTGGTCGGCGAAGTAGACGGCCAGGAAGGAGTAGGCGTACCAGTCGTACCACTCGACGGCATTGCCGATGGAGGCGGCGGCCAGCTGCCGTATCGGCGACGGCGGGCGATCGCCGCGGGGCGCCCGGTCCTCGGTGATGGGCTGTGCACTCGACATGGTCCTCCGCTCCCGGTTCTTCTCCTCGGCCTCCCGCTGGGGCAGGATGATCCGACACGTGATCATGTACCGGTGAGGCGGGCCACCGCCAGGGGATTCGGCGGAGGCGGCGCGGCCGAAACACCGCCGCAAGAAAACGGCACGATGACGGCAAGGAGATCGCAACGTGCGGGTAGCACTGTTCGTCACCTGCATCAACGACACGCTCTATCCGCGGACGGGGCAGGCGGTGGTGACGCTGCTGGAGCGGCTGGGCGTCGAGGTGGACTTTCCCGGCGCCCAGAGCTGCTGCGGGCAGCCCCAGTTCAACACCGGCTACCGGCATGCCACCGAACCGCTGGTGCACCGCTTCGACCGGGCGTTCCGGGACTACGCGTACGTGGTCACCCCGTCCGGTTCCTGTGCCGCGATGGTGCGCGACAACTATCCGCGGATCGGGGCGAAGGCGGCCGCCGAGGGGCGTGGCCGGGAACTGGCCGACGCGGCGGCGCGGGCCGTGCCCAAGACGTACGAGCTCACCGAATTCCTGGTGGACGTGCTGAAGGTGACGGATGTGGGCGCGTACTACCCGCACACCGTCACCTATCACCCGACCTGTCACGGCCTGCGCATGCTGGGGCTGGGCGACCGGCCGCGGCGGCTGCTGGAGCACGTCAGGGGGCTGGAGCTGCGGGAGTTGCCGGGTGCCGAGGAGTGCTGCGGGTTCGGCGGCACGTTCGCGGTGAAGAATCCGGCGGTGTCGGCCGCGATGGGGGCCGACAAGGTCCGGGCGGTGGCCCGGACCGGCGCCTCGGCGGTCTGCACGGTCGACAACTCCTGTCTGATGCACATCGGGGGCACGCTGGCGCGGCAGGGTTCGCGGGTCCGTCCGGTGCACATCGCGGAGATCCTGGCCGCCACGGAGGACGGCGCGGAGGGCGGTGCCGTCCCCGGTGCGGTCGACGGCGCGGAAGGGGGCGCGCGATGAGCGGCACCTCTCTCGGGATGCCGGCGTTCCCGCGGGCCGCCGCGGTCTCCACCGGCGACAGCCGGCTGCGCGCCAATCTCACCCATGCCACCCACACCATCCGCGACAAGCGGGCCAGGGCCGTCGCCGAGCTGGACGACTGGGCACAACTGCGGGCCGCGGGCGCCGCGGTGAAGGACCGGACGCTGCGTCACCTCGACCACTACCTGGAGCGGTTGGAGGAGTCGGTGGTCGCCGCGGGCGGCCGGGTGCACTGGGCGGCGGACGCCGAGGAGGCCAACCGGATCGTCACCCGGCTGGTGCGGGAGACCGGTGAGCGCGAGGTCGTCAAGGTCAAGTCGATGGCCACGCAGGAGATCGGGCTGAACGAGGCGCTGGCCGAGGCCGGCATCCGGGCGTACGAGACAGACCTGGCCGAGCTGATCGTGCAGCTCGGGGACGATCTTCCGTCGCACATCCTGGTGCCGGCGATCCATCGCAACCGCTCCGAGATCCGGGACATCTTCCTTCGGGAGATGGGGAGTTGGGGACGTCCGGCGCCCGAGGGGCTGTCCGACTCCCCCGCCGAGCTCGCCGAGGCGGCCCGGCTGCACCTGCGGGAGAAGTTCCTGACGGCGAAGGTGGGGATCTCCGGGGCCAACTTCATGGTCGCCGAGTCCGGCACGCTGGTGGTCGTCGAGTCCGAGGGCAACGGCCGGATGTGCCTGACGCTGCCGGAGACGCTGATCTCCGTCGTCGGTATCGAGAAGACCGTGCCGACCTGGCAGGATCTGGAGATCTTCCTCCAGTTGCTGCCCCGTTCCTCGACGGCCGAGCGGATGAACCCGTACACCACCACCTGGACGGGGACCACGGACGGCGACGGGCCCCGGACCTTCCATCTCGTGCTGCTCGACAACGGGCGCACCGACACCCTCGCCGACACCGTGGGGCGGCAGGCGCTGCGCTGCATCCGCTGCTCGGCCTGCCTGAACGTCTGCCCGGTGTACGAGCGGGCCGGCGGGCATGCGTACGGTTCACCGTATCCGGGTCCGATCGGGGCCATTCTCACGCCTCAACTGCGGGGCATCGAGGGATCGTTGGAGGCGTCGCTGCCGTACGCCTCGTCGCTGTGCGGGGCGTGTTACGAGGTGTGCCCGGTCGCCATCGACATCCCCGAGGTCCTGGTGCACCTGCGGGAGCGGGTCGTCGAGGGCGGCCCGGTCACCCGGCGCGGCACCCGCACCGTCCTGAAGCCGGCCAGGGGCCATGCCGCGGAGCGGGCGGCGATGCGGGCCGCGGCCTGGGCGTTCGACCATCCCGGCGCGCTGCGCGGCGGGATGCGGCTGGCGTCCCGCACCCGGCGGCTGCATCCGCGGCGGTTGCCGGGGCCGGGGCGGGCCTGGTCCGACAGCCGTGAGCTGCCGGCGGTGGCGGCCGAGTCGTTCCGCGACTGGTGGCGGCGCACCCGTGGCGAGCAGCGCCCCGACGGGGCGTCGGGAGAAGGGCGAGGAGGCGTCAGATGAGCGGCCGGGACGTGGTGTTGGCGCGGATCCGGCGGGCGCTGGCCGATGTACCGCGCGGCGAGGGGCCGAGCGATCCACCGGTCGCCCGCGACTACCTGCGGGTGCACGGCTCGCGTACGGCCGGGCAGGACGTCGAGCTGCTCGCCGAGAACCTCGCGGACTACCGGGCGATCGTGCACCGCAGCGGCCCCGACGGACTGCCGGCGCTGATCGGCCGGCTGCTGGCCGAGCGCGGGGCGCGGTCGGTGGTGGTGCCGCCGGGGCTGGATCCGGGGTGGCTGGCCGCGGCCGAGGTGACGCGGGTGCCCGACCTGGCACCGAGCACGGCACGCGAACTGGACGCCGTGGACAGCGTGGTGACGGGGTGTGCGCTGGCGATCGCGGAGACCGGCACCCTCGTGCTGGACGCCGGGCCCGACCAGGGGCGGCGCCGGATCACCCTCGTCCCCGACCACCACATCTGCGTCGTGCGCGTCCCCGGCCAGGTCGTCGGCTCGGTCCCCGAGGCGCTGCCGCGACTGGCCCCCGACCGCCCGCTGACCTGGATCTCCGGACCGTCCGCGACCAGCGACATCGAACTGGACCGGGTGGAGGGGGTGCACGGTCCGCGGACGCTGGAGGTGGTGCTGCTGGCGGCCGGCTGACGGCCGCGGCGCGGAGGGTGACCCTGACGTTGGCAGGCATCCGGTGCGTACCAAACGGAGGTGTCTGGGTCGCCGCCGGGCGGGCCGCCAGACTCGTGGCCGTCGTCATCGGGCGACCGACCGAGAGGCAGGCACCACATCGTGAGCAGCGACAACTCCCTTGTTTGGGAGGCAGGTTGGGCGGCATCCATGCAGCGCCCCAGTGCGGGGTTCGACAAGAACTGGGCCGAGGAGGGGTTCGCGGATCAGACCGTACGGCAGGTCGTACGAGTCACCGGGACGGGGACCTCGGCCCGGGTCAAGCTCTCCCACCGCTACGGGACCGCACCGCTGGAGGTGTCCGGCGCCTGGCTCGCGCGGACGGACCGGGGGCCCGCGGTGCACGGCGGTACCGGTCGCCGGCTCACCTTCGGCGGGGCGGATTCCGTACGGATCCCGGCGGGCGGCGAGGTGCACAGCGATGCGGTGGAGGTGCGCGTGGCGGCCTTCGACGCGCTGACCGTGTCCCTGTACTTCGCCCGGCCGACAGGGCCGGCGACCTTCCACGCGCAGGCGTTCGCCACCTCCTACCGGGCGGCGGGCGAGCAGTTGGGGGAGGTGGATCCGGCGGTCTTCGGTGAGACGACGGTGTCGTGGTACCACCTCGCCGCCGTGGAGCTGGCCGACGGCGGGGCGGCGCGGCGGGACACCGTCGTGGCCTTCGGCGACTCGATCACCGACGGCTTCGGGTCGACGGTCGACGGCCACGCGCGCTACCCGGACGCGCTGGCCGAGCGGCTGGCCGCCGCGGGCACCCCGCGTCCGGTGCTCAACCACGGCATCGGCGGGAACCTGCTGCTGCACGACTCGCCGTGGTACGGCGAGTCGGCCGGGGAGCGGTTCGGGCGGGATGTGCTGGAGCAGCCGGGCGTGCGGTCCGTCGTCGTGCTGGTGGGCCTCAACGACATCGGGTTCAGCGAGGTCGACCTGCCGACGTACAAGCCCGATCCTGACCTGTCGGCCGGTCAACTCATCGCGGGATACCAGGGGTTGATCGACCGGGCGCGGGCGGCGGGGGTGCGGGTCACCGGGGCGACGATCACGCCGTTCAAGGGGTCGGAGTACCACACCCCGGCAGCCGAGGCGAAGCGCCGGGAGGTCAATGCGTGGATCCGCGCCTCCGGCGCGTTCGACGCGGTGGCGGACTTCGCGTCTGTGCTGGCCGATCCGCGGGACGCGGACGCGCTGGCGCCCGGTTTCGACTGCGGGGACCGCAAGCACCCGAACGACGCGGGGTACCGGGCGATGGCGGCGGCGGTCGATCTCGCGGCGCTCTGACCGCCGGGGTGCGGCGGCGTCCGGTCTGAGCGGCGCCGGAGCGGGGCGGGCGCCGCCGGCCCGGCACCGCGCCGGTCACACCAGCATGCCCGAGGCGTGCCCGTCGTCCGCCGCGCCGTCGCCGTCCGCCGGCACCTGGTGCGCATCGCGCCGCACCAGCGCCGCATAGCGCCCGTTGGCGGCCAACAGCTCGTCGTGGGTGCCGCGTTCGGCGATCCGGCCGGCGTCCAGGACGACGATCTGGTCGGCGTCGCGGATGGTGGAGAGGCGGTGCGCGATGGTGACCGTGGTACGGCCCGCGGAGAGGGCGTCGACGGCCTGCTGGACGGCGTGTTCGGTGCGGGTGTCCAGGGCGCTGGTCGCCTCGTCCAGGACGAGTACCGGCGGGTCGCGCAGGATGGTGCGGGCGAGGGCGAGGCGCTGCTTCTCGCCGCCGGAGAAGCGGTAGCCGCGCTCGCCGACAAGGGTGTCGTAGCCGTCGGGGAGGGCCGCGATGTGGTCGTGTATCTGGGCGGCGCGGGCGGCGCGTTCGATCTCCTCGTCGGTCGCGTCGGGCTTGGCGAACCGGAGGTTGTCGGCGACCGAGGCGTGGAAGAGGTAGGTCTCCTGGGAGACCACGCCGACCGAGCGGGCGAGGGTGTCGAAGCCGAGGTCGCGGACGTCGGTGCCGTCGAGGGTGACCCGGCCCTCGGTCACGTCGTAGAGGCGGGGGACGAGGTAGCTCAGGGTGCTCTTGCCGCTGCCGGTGGGGCCGACGACGGCGAGGCTGCCGCCCGCCGGGATCGTCAGGTCGATGCCGTCCAGGGTGGGCGCCGCTTCGGGGTCGTAGCTGAACCGCACGTTCTCGAAGCGGACTTCACCGCGCGGGGCGGGCAGCTGTACGGGGTCGGCGGGCTCGGTGATGGCGACCGGCAGGTCCAGGTACTCGAAGATGCGCTGGAAGAGGGCCAGCGAGGTCTGCATGTCGACGCCGGTGGACAGCAGCGAGACGGTGGGGCGCAGCAGGCCCTGCTGGAGCGAGACGAAGGCGACCAGGGTGCCGATGGAGAAGGCCGGGCCGCCGAACTGGAGGACGATCCCGGCCGCCCAGTAGATGAGCGCGGGCATGGCGGCCATGACGATGCCGATGGTGGCCATCCGCCAGCGGCCGGCCATGTTGGCGCGGATCTCCAGGCCGACCAGGCGCTCGGATTCCTCGGCGAAGTTCTTGGTGAGCGAGTCCGCGCGGCCCATGGTGCGGCCGAGCAGGATGCCGCTGACGGAGAGGGATTCGGTGACCATCGCGGACATCGACGCCAGCTGCTTCTGCCGCTGGGTGGTGATCTTCTTGCGCTCGTTGCCGACCCGGCGGCTGATCCAGACGAAGACCGGGAGCAGGAGGAGCGAGACGACGGTCAGCCGCCAGTCGAGGGCGACCATGGCGACGACGGTGGCGACGACGGAGGTGAGGTTGGAGACCAGGGACGTCGCGGTGGAGGTGACGGTGGCCTGCATGCCGCCGATGTCGTTGGCGATCCGGGACTGGACCTCACCGGTGCGGGTGCGAGTGAAGAAGGCCAGCGGCATCCGCTGGAGCTTGGCGTAGACGGCGGTGCGCAGATCGTGCATCACGCGCTGGCCGACGGTGGTGGATATCAGGGTCTGGAGCACGCCGAAGACGCTGGTGGTCACGGCGGTGGCGATCATGCCGAGGGCGAGCAGGGACAGCAGTCCGGTGCGCCGTCCCGGGATGGCGACGTCCAGGATCTCCCGGAGGAGGAACGGGGACGCCACCGAGACCAGGGACGAGGCGGCGACCAGCAGGCCGACGAGGGCGAGCCGGGCTCGGTAGGGGCGGAAGAGGGCGAGGATCCGCCGCAGGGGGACCGGGGCGTCCGGGTCCTTGGGCGGTGCGGTCCATTGGGGTTCGTCGCGGCGCATGGGCTCCTTCGGGATGCGTACCGGAAACTGGGGCATCGTGGAGCCTAGCTCATTGTTACCTATACTCACAATGAACAAGGTCCTGCTATCCTCGGGGCATGCCCTCGCCCTCCCCCGACTCGTCCGCCGGCAGCGGCAACCTCGCCGAACAGCTGGTCCGGCTGACCCGCCGGATGCACCGCGCGCAGAAGCGCCATCTGGAGCATCTGGACATCGCCTTCACCCCGGCCCAGTCCCGGCTGCTGCGGATCGTGGACCACTACCGCGACACCCCGCCGCGGATGGCCGACCTCGCCGAGCGGCTGGAGGTCGTTCCCCGGGCGGTGACGACGCTGGTGGACGCACTGGAGGCGAACGGTTCGGTACGCCGGGTCCCGGATCCGGCCAACCGGCGGGTGGTGCGGATCGAGCTCACCGACACCGGGCGCAGCACGCTGCGCGCGTTGCGCAGCGCCCGGCGGGCCGCGGCGGAGGAGATCCTGGCCCCACTGACCGCCGAGCAGCGCGAGGTGTTCGGCGACCTGCTGTCGGCTCTGGTCGACGGGCCGGGTAGGCATCACTGACCTGAGCACCACGGCAGCACCGCCTCACCGGAGGAGTGACCGTGCCCCTGCTGGAGCCCCGCCCCCACGCCCTGCGGCCCGCGGCCACCACCGGGCCCGCGCCCGACCGGGTGCCCGACCGGCTGGCCGCGGGCACCCCGGAGCCGCTGCGCGGCGACCTCGTCGCGCTGCTCGGCGCGGACAAGGTGCTGCACGAGGTCTCCGACCTGGTCCGCTACGCGTCCGACGCGAGCCCGTACCGCTTCGTCCCGCAGGTCGTGGTGCTCGCCGAGGACGTCGACGACATCTCCGCGGTGTTCTCCTACGCCCACGGCAAGGGCCGCGGCGTCGTCTTCCGGGCCGCCGGGACCTCCCTCAACGGCCAGGCACAGGGCGAGGACATCCTCGTCGACGTACGCCGCCACTGGGCCGGGATCGAGGTGCTCGACGACGGCGCCCGCGCCCGTATCCGTCCGGGCACGACGGTGCTGCGGGCCAACGTCGCGCTCGCCCGGCACGGCCGGCTGCTCGGTCCCGACCCGGCCAGCGCGATCGCCTGCACCCTCGGCGGGGTGGTCGCCAACAACGCCTCCGGGATGACCGCCGGGACCACCCGCAACTCCTACCGGACGCTCGCCTCGCTCACCCTCGTCCTGCCGTCCGGCACCCTCGTCGACACCGCCGACCCGGACGCGGACACCGCGCTGGCGCGCGCCGAACCGGCGCTCTGCGCGGGGCTGCTCGCGCTCAAGGCGGAGATCGAGGCGGACCCCGGGCTGGTGGCGCGGATCCGCGCCAAGTACCGGATCAAGAACACCAACGGCTACCGGCTGGACGCCTTCCTCGACGGCGGCACGCCCGTGGAGATCCTGCGCGGGCTGATGGTCGGCTCCGAGGGCACGCTCGGCTTCATCGCCGAGACGGTCTTCGACACCCTGCCGCTGGACCGGCACACCACCAGCGCGCTTCTCTTCTTCCCGAACCTCGCCTCCGCTGCCGCCGCCGTACCGCGCTTCAACGAGGCGGGCGCGCGGGCCGTGGAGCTAATGGACGGCAACACGCTGCGCGCCTCGGTGAGCGTGGCCGGCGTGCCCGCCGACTGGGCGGAACTGCCGAAGGAGACCACCGCGCTGCTGGTCGAGTTCCGGGCGCCGGACGAGGCCACGCGGCAGGCGTACGAGCGGACCGCGGGACGGCTGCTGGACGGGCTGGAGCTGGTCGCGCCGGTCGCCTCGGTCAGCAACGCCTTCACCCGGGACCCGGCGGTCATCGGCGGCTACTGGAAGGCCCGGCGCGCGTTCGTCACCGCGGTCGGCGGATCCCGGCCGCCCGGTACGACGCTGATCACTGAGGACTTCGCGGTGCCGCCGGACCGGCTCGCCGACGCCTGTACGGCGCTCCTGGACCTCCAGGCCCGGCACGGCTTCGACGCGGCGGTCGCCGGCCATGCCGCCCACGGCAACCTGCACTTCCTGCTGGCGTTCGACGCCGCAGACCCGGACGACGTGGCCCGCTACGCCGCCTTCATGGACGATTTCTGCCGGCTGACCGTCGGGCGCTTCGACGGCTCGCTCAAGGCCGAGCACGCCACCGGCCGCAACATCGCGCCCTTCCTGAAGCTCGAATGGGGGCCGCGGGCAACGGAGTTGATGTGGCGGATCAAGCAGACTGTCGATCCGCACGGCATCCTGGCCCCGCGCATCCTCCTGGACCGCGATCCCCGGGCGCATCTGCGCGGGCTGAAGACCATCCCGCAGGTAGAGGCCATCGCCGACCCGTGCATCGAGTGCGGCTTCTGCGAACCGACCTGCCCCAGCAAGGATGTGACCACCACGCCCCGCCAGCGCATCGTGCTGCGCCGCGAGATGCTGCGCCAGCCGCCCGGCTCCGCCGTCGGCGAGGCGCTGCTCGGCGCGTACGGCTATGCCGCGGTGGACACCTGTGCCGGCGACTCCACCTGCGAACTGGCCTGCCCGGTAGGCATCGACACCGGGGCGCTGATGAGGGACTTCCGGCGGCTGCGGCACTCGCC
This window encodes:
- a CDS encoding LLM class flavin-dependent oxidoreductase — translated: MSVHLHWFLSTGGDGRTLVDRHAYTDGGIRRDRITAVRGVRAPDVEYLAQIANAAEQLGFEAVLTPTGTWCEDAWLTTMALTQVTERLKFLVAFRPGVVSPVLAAQMAATYQRISRGRLLLNVVTGGDATEQKRFGDHLDHDRRYARTDEFLQVVRGVWGGTPFDFRGGHYQVEGGLTALPPDPLPEIFFGGSSAAAGPVAARNVDVYLTWGEPPVQVRRKIDWIRGLAEREGRTVRFGIRLHTISRDASKEAWATADRLLDDLDPDTVAAAQQALRRSESVGQQRMLALHGGSRDRLEISPNLWAGVGLVRGGAGTALVGSHAEVADRIEEYHALGIEHFVLSGYPHLEEAYWFGEGVRPELAARGLVDAGPSPPAGVPAASGRPVSDPVGASVVPGGPA
- a CDS encoding adenosine deaminase, producing the protein MTLSDKLPRQSAHPLNGERIRRAPKVLLHDHLDGGLRPETIIELAEAIGYRDLPTTDPAALAAWFRDAADSGSLERYLETFAHTCAVMQTGGALFRIAAECAEDLAADGVVYAEVRYAPEQHLAGGLTLDDVVDAVNAGFREGERRAAAAGHRIRVGTLLCAMRHADRALEIAELAVAHRDRGVAGFDIAGGEIGNPASRHAAAFDYLRSQGARVTVHAGEAVGMESIHEAVLRCGAHRIGHGVRITDDIAIGADGQVTLGRLASYVRDMRIALEVCPTSNLQTGAATSYPEHPVDLLRRLGFRVCLNTDNRLVSGTTMTQEFQHLRDTFGYGAAELEEFTVNAVKSAFLPFDERAALLNEVIRPGYAQLRAWELSRVPVADASGTAAA
- a CDS encoding GntR family transcriptional regulator, coding for MAGRQAQGRRPVVALYERMVEAVRAGTYPPGSTLPTEPRLAAELGVSRPALREALILLQEDGVINVRRGVGRTVNHHLPPRGFEFLKPVEELLGEGRQAVTVPLARTGEEPTDFSTQHLVLPSNGEVRFWESLIEVAGMPACLTQEWAADETVGELLPDAVAAFDGPEGRTSSMLRLLLSAGRGLPLTGSSTIVATTLGRQRGRQLGRAADTPGVLVTQVVRLDRTPLLAAKHMLPPGAPALPVWQAR
- a CDS encoding MFS transporter, whose amino-acid sequence is MSSAQPITEDRAPRGDRPPSPIRQLAAASIGNAVEWYDWYAYSFLAVYFADQVFPKEAGNSLVPLLSTFAVFAVGFFMRPVGGLLMGAVADRRGRRAALTLTILLMGGASLLVALTPTYAATGVLAPVVLVIARLVQGLSVGGEFAASTTFLVESAGPGRRGLFSSFQYVSTTLGQLLASGTGALLAALLTERQMGQWGWRAAFLGGALLSLLGLWIRSGAQETRSPALDSVPARGSARSGGTPSAVQTSAAEQQAARPGLFEGLRRHPRQSLLICGITAGGTLAYYTWTTYLPTYAQVNAGFDKADSLTVGTLSLVFFALLQPLGGMLSDRIGRKPLLLAFALGFAVLAVPLLHLVTGAFLSLLLVQCAGMVLLTGYTAVAAAVNAEVFPARVRAAGIGFPYSLTVALFGGTAPYVGTWFKQSGHPDLFPWYVAVLCLISFGVYLTLPETAHRELEK
- a CDS encoding (Fe-S)-binding protein; translated protein: MRVALFVTCINDTLYPRTGQAVVTLLERLGVEVDFPGAQSCCGQPQFNTGYRHATEPLVHRFDRAFRDYAYVVTPSGSCAAMVRDNYPRIGAKAAAEGRGRELADAAARAVPKTYELTEFLVDVLKVTDVGAYYPHTVTYHPTCHGLRMLGLGDRPRRLLEHVRGLELRELPGAEECCGFGGTFAVKNPAVSAAMGADKVRAVARTGASAVCTVDNSCLMHIGGTLARQGSRVRPVHIAEILAATEDGAEGGAVPGAVDGAEGGAR